In the genome of Flavobacterium panacagri, one region contains:
- a CDS encoding S-adenosylmethionine decarboxylase family protein, whose translation MDLPPYSPGLHKLVTLHVAEISKLTNSNGFVAVTNSILEKYELEKVGAVVHNFDNDSFTISYCLKESHICIHTWPEYNQLTLDVYLCNYLQDNSDKVRAVMADYIAYFDAEIIKDFEINR comes from the coding sequence ATGGATTTACCTCCTTATTCGCCAGGATTGCATAAACTGGTTACTTTACATGTCGCCGAAATTTCGAAGCTTACCAACAGTAATGGTTTTGTTGCGGTTACCAATTCCATTTTAGAAAAATACGAATTGGAGAAGGTTGGTGCAGTGGTACATAACTTTGATAACGATAGTTTTACAATTTCATACTGTCTTAAGGAATCGCATATTTGCATACATACTTGGCCAGAATACAATCAGTTGACTTTGGATGTTTATTTGTGTAATTATCTTCAGGATAATTCGGATAAAGTGCGCGCTGTAATGGCCGATTATATTGCCTATTTTGATGCTGAGATTATTAAAGATTTTGAAATTAACCGATAA
- a CDS encoding virulence RhuM family protein produces the protein MEKQEFIFYNTVDGKSNVVLLARDGDVWMSQNQIAELFDTSVPNISMHVSNVFKDRELYVDSVVKDYLTTASDGKQYNVAFYSLAMILAIGFRVRSKRGTQFRQWANQNLQEYMIKGFVMDDERLKNPNGRTDYFDELLERIRDIRASEKRFYQKVRDLFALSSDYDATDKATQMFFADTQNKLLYAITGKTAAEIIVSRASADAPNMSLTSWKGSVVRKQDIYIAKNYLTADEIDTLNRFVVVFLETAELRAKNRQDITMNFWKINVDRIIEFNDKEVLTHKGKVTHLQMEEKVEAIYEVFHKQRKQLEANKADEQDLEELKHLENKIKNKPK, from the coding sequence ATGGAAAAACAAGAATTTATTTTTTACAATACTGTTGATGGAAAATCTAATGTAGTTCTTTTGGCTAGAGATGGAGATGTCTGGATGAGCCAAAATCAAATTGCAGAACTTTTTGACACCTCTGTGCCTAATATTAGCATGCATGTGTCTAATGTGTTTAAAGATAGGGAGTTATATGTTGATTCAGTTGTTAAGGATTACTTAACAACTGCTTCGGATGGAAAGCAATATAATGTTGCATTTTATTCTTTAGCTATGATTTTGGCAATTGGTTTTAGAGTGCGAAGCAAAAGAGGAACGCAGTTTAGACAGTGGGCAAATCAAAATTTGCAGGAATATATGATAAAGGGTTTTGTTATGGATGACGAACGTCTTAAAAACCCAAACGGAAGGACGGATTACTTTGATGAATTACTCGAAAGAATTAGAGATATTCGGGCTTCTGAGAAGAGATTTTACCAAAAAGTTCGTGATCTTTTTGCTTTGAGCAGTGATTATGATGCTACAGATAAAGCGACTCAAATGTTTTTTGCAGATACACAAAATAAACTACTTTATGCTATTACAGGAAAAACTGCGGCCGAAATTATTGTATCGCGTGCAAGTGCAGATGCGCCAAATATGTCGCTAACAAGTTGGAAAGGAAGTGTTGTACGCAAACAAGATATTTATATCGCAAAAAATTATCTGACGGCTGATGAAATAGATACATTAAACCGTTTTGTTGTTGTGTTTCTTGAAACTGCTGAATTGAGAGCAAAAAACAGACAAGATATTACAATGAATTTCTGGAAAATAAATGTTGATAGAATTATTGAGTTTAATGATAAAGAAGTTTTGACTCACAAAGGAAAAGTAACACATTTACAGATGGAAGAAAAAGTAGAAGCTATATACGAAGTATTCCATAAACAGCGCAAACAACTTGAAGCTAACAAAGCAGACGAGCAAGATTTAGAAGAATTAAAACACTTGGAAAATAAAATTAAAAATAAACCAAAATAA
- a CDS encoding asparaginase, giving the protein MSSKAKILLIYTGGTIGMSKDFETGALKAFNFGKLIQKIPEIKQLDCEIESISFEHPIDSSNMNPEMWTKIATIIEESYASFDGFVVLHGSDTMSYSASALSFMLENLSKPVVFTGSQLPIGDLRTDAKENLITAIQIASLQENGKPVITEVCLYFEYKLYRGNRTSKVNAEHFKAFTAPNYPELVESGVHLKLNKHLFLPINKDAKLIVHKNLDNHVAIIKMFPGMSEIVLASILATNGLRGIILETYGSGNAPTEDWFLNLIEKAIKSGMYIVNVTQCSGGSVNMGQYETSTALKSLGVISGKDITTEAAITKLMYLLGHKIPQNEFKDIFETALRGEIS; this is encoded by the coding sequence ATGTCATCTAAAGCTAAAATATTATTGATTTATACCGGAGGAACCATCGGTATGAGCAAAGATTTTGAAACTGGAGCGCTTAAAGCCTTCAATTTTGGTAAATTAATACAGAAGATTCCAGAAATCAAACAATTGGATTGTGAAATCGAATCCATTTCATTTGAACATCCAATTGATTCTTCGAATATGAACCCTGAGATGTGGACAAAAATTGCCACAATTATTGAGGAAAGTTACGCTTCTTTTGATGGATTTGTGGTATTACATGGATCTGATACCATGTCATATTCGGCTTCAGCATTGAGTTTTATGCTGGAAAATTTATCAAAACCAGTTGTATTCACAGGATCTCAATTGCCAATTGGAGATTTACGTACCGATGCAAAAGAAAACTTGATTACGGCGATTCAGATTGCTTCTCTTCAAGAAAACGGAAAACCGGTAATTACAGAAGTTTGTCTGTATTTTGAATACAAACTATACCGAGGCAACCGAACGTCGAAAGTAAATGCAGAACATTTTAAAGCTTTTACAGCACCAAATTATCCAGAATTGGTAGAATCTGGAGTGCACTTAAAATTGAATAAACATTTATTTCTTCCTATAAACAAAGACGCAAAATTGATTGTCCATAAAAATTTAGACAATCACGTTGCCATTATTAAAATGTTTCCTGGAATGAGCGAAATTGTTTTGGCTTCAATCCTGGCAACTAATGGTTTAAGAGGAATTATACTCGAAACTTACGGTTCAGGAAACGCTCCGACCGAAGACTGGTTTTTAAATTTAATTGAAAAAGCTATCAAATCAGGAATGTATATCGTAAACGTAACCCAATGTTCGGGCGGAAGCGTAAACATGGGACAATATGAAACGAGTACAGCTTTAAAATCTCTTGGAGTGATTTCTGGAAAAGACATTACGACAGAAGCAGCAATTACAAAATTAATGTATTTGCTTGGACATAAGATTCCGCAAAATGAGTTTAAAGATATTTTTGAAACAGCACTTAGAGGAGAGATTTCATAG
- a CDS encoding DUF4178 domain-containing protein — MKIPCYDCNTETELEVGFEVVNFVCPKCHSLYARDDAGQFRRKNKYKGADYNAPLAIGDVGFLKGSEYKVVGILVKKIHPDYSWMEFILQNDKKEFLYLSLSDGHWILLTEMEETFNVKSHPLVLEHDGKDYEIYDYSNTLIINAEGFFDFELPQNTIIYVVEYIRPPYMISIETVHKADTAFYGEYIKKSEIRKAFKKVFLPYQSGVNVIQPSRFDLRNTAIIFCCFALLILTANWYIYKDQVEQNVFNSAIKFDEFNNKEMTTPSFVLNGASAPMTIRVSTAVNNSWANLNIALINEDNGDETYASKDIEYYYGSSEGESWTEGSQSEKFNICGVKAGKYHLSITPMKAPEDLSTTTMNVSVVWNQPSSRNVWLVLIGMIALYFIIRYFKNQFERKRWADSSYSTYD, encoded by the coding sequence ATGAAGATTCCTTGTTACGATTGTAATACAGAAACCGAATTAGAGGTTGGTTTTGAAGTAGTCAATTTTGTGTGCCCGAAATGTCATAGTTTGTATGCTCGTGACGATGCGGGCCAGTTTCGAAGAAAAAATAAATATAAAGGAGCAGATTATAATGCTCCATTAGCGATTGGTGATGTTGGTTTTTTAAAAGGAAGCGAATATAAGGTCGTTGGAATCTTAGTTAAAAAAATTCATCCCGATTACAGCTGGATGGAATTTATTCTTCAAAATGATAAAAAGGAGTTTCTGTATTTATCACTTTCTGATGGACATTGGATTTTATTAACGGAAATGGAAGAGACTTTTAATGTGAAGTCTCACCCTTTGGTTTTAGAACATGATGGGAAAGATTATGAGATTTATGATTATTCTAATACGCTAATTATTAATGCAGAAGGTTTTTTCGATTTTGAACTGCCACAGAATACCATAATTTATGTTGTTGAGTATATCAGGCCGCCTTATATGATTTCTATTGAAACGGTGCATAAGGCTGATACGGCATTTTATGGCGAATACATTAAAAAAAGTGAGATTAGAAAAGCCTTTAAAAAAGTTTTTCTGCCTTATCAGTCAGGTGTAAACGTAATTCAGCCATCTCGTTTTGATTTGAGAAATACAGCTATTATTTTCTGCTGTTTCGCTTTATTGATTCTGACAGCCAATTGGTACATTTATAAAGATCAGGTGGAGCAAAATGTGTTTAACAGTGCCATTAAATTCGACGAGTTTAATAATAAAGAAATGACTACTCCGTCGTTTGTGCTTAATGGTGCATCGGCTCCTATGACGATTAGGGTTTCGACGGCAGTCAATAATTCATGGGCAAATTTAAATATTGCTTTGATTAATGAAGATAATGGCGACGAGACTTATGCCAGCAAAGACATAGAATATTATTATGGTTCTTCTGAAGGAGAATCCTGGACAGAAGGAAGTCAGTCCGAGAAATTTAATATCTGTGGTGTAAAAGCAGGGAAATACCATCTTTCGATCACACCAATGAAAGCTCCTGAAGATCTTTCGACTACTACAATGAATGTAAGTGTAGTCTGGAATCAGCCGTCGAGTCGAAATGTGTGGCTGGTTCTTATTGGGATGATTGCACTTTATTTTATAATACGATATTTCAAAAACCAATTTGAAAGAAAGAGATGGGCAGACAGTTCTTACTCCACTTATGACTAA
- a CDS encoding TatD family hydrolase — translation MKALNSTPIITDTHTHLYSEEFDQDRDEMIQRAINAGVTRFFIPAIDAAATQSMYDLEKNYPDNVFLMMGLHPTYVKDNYLEELAHVENELAKRKFYAVGEIGIDLYWDKTHLKEQQIAFKKQIQLAKQYKLPIVIHCREAFDEIFEVLEEEKSEDLFGIFHCFSGTLEQALQAISYNMKLGIGGVVTFKNGKIDQFLNQIDLKHIVLETDSPYLAPIPYRGKRNESSYLVNVISKLATIYEVSEDEIAAITTQNSKDVFGI, via the coding sequence ATGAAAGCCTTGAATTCAACACCTATTATTACCGATACCCACACGCATTTATATTCTGAAGAATTTGATCAGGATCGTGACGAAATGATACAGCGTGCCATTAACGCCGGAGTTACCCGTTTTTTTATTCCTGCAATCGATGCAGCAGCAACTCAGTCTATGTACGATTTAGAGAAAAATTATCCCGATAATGTCTTCTTAATGATGGGATTGCATCCTACTTACGTGAAAGATAATTATCTGGAAGAATTAGCACACGTAGAAAACGAATTAGCTAAAAGAAAGTTCTACGCTGTTGGTGAAATTGGGATCGATTTGTATTGGGATAAAACACATTTAAAAGAACAGCAGATTGCTTTTAAAAAACAGATTCAGCTGGCAAAACAATACAAATTACCTATTGTAATTCATTGTCGTGAAGCCTTTGACGAAATTTTTGAAGTGCTTGAAGAAGAAAAATCTGAAGATTTATTTGGGATTTTTCATTGTTTTTCCGGAACTTTAGAACAGGCTTTACAAGCTATTTCTTATAATATGAAATTAGGAATCGGCGGTGTTGTTACATTTAAGAATGGAAAAATCGATCAGTTTTTAAATCAAATCGATTTAAAACATATCGTTTTGGAGACAGATTCTCCTTATTTAGCACCAATTCCATACCGAGGAAAACGAAATGAAAGCAGTTATTTAGTGAATGTAATTTCAAAATTGGCAACGATTTACGAAGTTTCTGAAGATGAAATAGCAGCGATAACAACCCAGAATTCGAAGGACGTTTTTGGGATTTAA
- a CDS encoding S41 family peptidase has product MQKINLFLFIIFSQTVFSAAKVTETEKLAATCKVWGFLKYYHPKVAGGEVNWDKQLLEKLPKIEKAQTKEEFSLILEKWIDELGTIKEVAPISAPKEVEYFDKNFDLSWFNNKLFSKNLSKKLKFIEENRFQGEQFYVYAMEHVGNIGIRNESSEDPDYTNKDSKLRMVFMLWNLIEYYFPYKYQMDQKWDITLDKIIPLAIQAKNHDDFFNLVIRRLMSSIDDSHTEVYVYPTSEARLPTTYFPANGKIIDDKVVVTEILADSLAQADNIKVGDVITKINNQTIKDFIAENKNLVSASNNAKYLEKIIGGILISKSDTVKVEFLKNGEYLTKTMIWHDYHDSHRNEFKKGAKKKKERFKLLDNNIGYVDMGILTDRNIPDMIELLKNTKAIVFDVRNYPKGTAIEISNFISPQENKFAIYTIPDLSYPGRFKWNNEGTSSGSDNKDNYKGKVVVLLNEKTQSHAEWTAMCFRASGNTTIIGSQTSGADGNISVFEFKGFRTLFSGIGVYYPDKRETQRIGIVPDIEVKPTIKGIQEGKDEVLDRALLFIETGK; this is encoded by the coding sequence ATGCAAAAGATTAATTTATTTCTTTTTATCATATTTTCTCAAACTGTTTTCAGTGCTGCTAAAGTAACTGAAACAGAAAAACTTGCTGCAACCTGCAAAGTTTGGGGTTTCTTAAAATACTATCATCCAAAAGTGGCTGGCGGAGAAGTCAATTGGGATAAGCAGCTTCTAGAGAAATTACCTAAAATAGAAAAAGCACAAACTAAGGAAGAGTTTTCATTAATTCTAGAAAAATGGATTGATGAGCTTGGGACGATAAAAGAAGTTGCACCAATTTCTGCTCCGAAAGAGGTAGAATATTTCGATAAAAACTTTGATTTAAGTTGGTTTAATAATAAGCTGTTTTCTAAGAATCTTTCGAAGAAATTGAAATTTATTGAAGAAAACAGGTTTCAGGGCGAACAATTTTATGTTTATGCTATGGAACATGTTGGAAACATTGGGATAAGAAATGAAAGTTCTGAAGATCCAGACTATACTAATAAGGATTCAAAACTTCGAATGGTTTTTATGCTCTGGAATTTAATAGAATATTATTTCCCTTATAAATATCAGATGGATCAGAAATGGGACATCACATTAGATAAAATTATACCTCTTGCTATTCAAGCTAAGAATCATGATGATTTTTTTAATTTGGTAATAAGAAGACTAATGTCAAGTATTGATGATAGTCATACGGAAGTTTATGTTTATCCTACTTCAGAAGCTCGTTTGCCGACTACATATTTCCCTGCCAACGGAAAGATAATCGATGATAAAGTTGTTGTTACTGAAATTTTAGCGGATAGTCTGGCACAAGCTGATAATATAAAAGTAGGCGATGTCATTACTAAAATAAACAATCAAACAATAAAAGATTTTATTGCGGAAAATAAGAATCTGGTTAGTGCTTCTAATAATGCTAAATATTTGGAAAAGATAATTGGCGGAATCTTAATAAGTAAATCGGATACCGTTAAAGTAGAATTTCTTAAAAATGGGGAATATCTAACTAAAACGATGATATGGCACGATTATCATGATTCTCACCGAAATGAATTTAAAAAAGGAGCAAAGAAAAAGAAGGAGAGATTTAAATTATTAGACAATAATATAGGATATGTTGATATGGGAATTTTAACAGACAGAAATATTCCCGATATGATCGAACTACTAAAAAACACCAAAGCAATAGTTTTTGATGTTAGGAATTATCCTAAAGGGACTGCCATAGAAATATCAAATTTTATAAGCCCTCAGGAAAATAAGTTTGCCATTTATACTATTCCGGATTTAAGTTATCCAGGTAGATTTAAATGGAACAATGAAGGCACTTCAAGCGGATCTGACAATAAGGATAATTATAAAGGAAAAGTAGTTGTTTTATTGAATGAGAAAACGCAGAGCCACGCAGAATGGACAGCAATGTGTTTTCGAGCTTCGGGGAATACGACTATCATTGGAAGTCAGACTTCAGGAGCAGATGGTAATATTTCTGTATTTGAGTTTAAAGGATTTCGTACATTATTCTCAGGAATTGGCGTTTATTACCCAGATAAACGCGAAACTCAAAGAATTGGCATAGTTCCTGATATTGAAGTAAAGCCAACAATTAAAGGCATTCAGGAAGGAAAAGATGAAGTTTTAGACCGTGCTTTATTATTTATTGAAACAGGAAAATAA
- a CDS encoding MFS transporter — protein sequence MFKALKSKNFKLFFYGQSVSVIGTWMQKTAVSWMVYSITGSVFLLGLATFLSMIPSLFLAPLAGTIIGRYDRHKTLLFLQSLAMLQAGTLALLIYLKIYNINFILALSLIQGIINAFDMTCRQTMMIDIVDNKEDLPNAVALNSTMNNFARIAGPALAGIILHQYGEDICFIGNFISYIPVLISLLLMKITPHIKAENKLNMLDDLIEGLDYVKKETEMARMLLMLTCSSLFVISFNTLMPVFAKDIFSGNAETFSWFESAAGIGSVLSAVYLANLKSAENMGKLMIAASLLLGFSVIILAVSNSITIALICMTLSGIGMMGQTSSINIYIQTHSIVSMRSRSISYFMMAYQGMIPVGSLIIGYVSHSLGVRTTVALQGVICILSVIVYVYYKKHKATEEDLETCPVPYQNSKN from the coding sequence ATGTTTAAAGCCTTAAAATCAAAAAATTTCAAGTTGTTCTTTTACGGACAATCTGTTTCGGTTATTGGAACCTGGATGCAGAAAACTGCCGTGAGCTGGATGGTTTACAGTATAACAGGATCTGTATTTTTATTGGGATTGGCAACTTTTCTAAGTATGATTCCGTCTTTATTTTTAGCGCCTCTAGCAGGAACCATAATTGGTCGTTATGATAGACACAAAACATTATTATTTCTGCAATCTCTTGCCATGCTTCAGGCAGGAACTTTAGCTCTGCTGATTTACCTAAAAATATACAACATCAACTTCATCTTAGCATTAAGTTTAATTCAGGGAATAATCAACGCTTTTGATATGACCTGTCGTCAAACCATGATGATTGATATTGTAGACAACAAAGAAGATCTTCCAAACGCTGTGGCGCTAAATTCAACAATGAACAACTTTGCCCGAATTGCGGGGCCTGCACTTGCTGGGATTATTCTGCATCAATATGGAGAAGATATCTGTTTTATTGGGAACTTCATTAGTTATATTCCCGTTTTGATTTCATTATTGCTAATGAAAATCACACCGCATATTAAAGCCGAAAATAAATTGAATATGTTGGATGATCTTATTGAAGGTTTGGATTATGTGAAAAAAGAAACCGAGATGGCGAGAATGCTTTTAATGTTAACCTGCAGTAGTTTGTTCGTAATTTCCTTTAATACGTTAATGCCTGTTTTTGCCAAAGATATTTTTAGCGGAAACGCCGAAACTTTCAGCTGGTTTGAAAGTGCTGCTGGAATTGGTTCTGTTTTATCTGCTGTTTATTTAGCCAATCTAAAATCGGCGGAAAATATGGGTAAATTAATGATTGCAGCGAGTTTGCTTCTTGGTTTCAGCGTAATCATATTAGCCGTTTCAAACAGCATTACCATCGCCTTAATCTGTATGACTTTAAGCGGCATCGGGATGATGGGACAAACTTCATCTATCAATATTTATATCCAAACACACAGTATTGTGAGCATGCGTTCTAGAAGTATCAGTTATTTTATGATGGCGTATCAAGGAATGATTCCCGTGGGAAGTTTAATTATTGGTTATGTTTCTCACTCCCTTGGCGTTAGAACTACTGTTGCACTTCAAGGTGTTATCTGTATTCTTTCTGTGATTGTGTACGTATATTATAAAAAACATAAAGCAACGGAAGAAGATTTGGAAACTTGTCCGGTTCCATATCAAAATTCCAAAAATTAA
- a CDS encoding DUF350 domain-containing protein: MELIHAQPIVNSIIYSILGIAILLVGYFIIEKLTPENTWKEVTEKSNVAVAIVLAAFIIGISMIISAAIHG; the protein is encoded by the coding sequence ATGGAATTAATTCACGCTCAGCCAATAGTAAATTCGATTATCTATTCTATTTTAGGAATTGCCATTTTGTTAGTAGGCTATTTTATTATCGAAAAACTGACTCCAGAAAATACCTGGAAAGAAGTTACAGAAAAAAGTAATGTTGCTGTTGCAATTGTTTTGGCAGCGTTTATCATTGGAATTTCCATGATTATTAGTGCCGCAATTCATGGGTAA
- a CDS encoding 1-acyl-sn-glycerol-3-phosphate acyltransferase, whose amino-acid sequence MQKFDAIRPFYDSEINEALHGVVNHPMMKTMMNFTFPDVEDEVWKDQLKKTHSIRDFQCNFIYNTIQKVLEKSSEGLTTSGFEKLEPNTSYLFISNHRDILLDTTLLNVCLFEHGLVMTASAIGDNLVKKAFLATLAKLNRNFLVLRGLTPREMLQSSKLLSEYMGQLLLRENRSVWIAQKEGRTKDGNDETNPGVLKMIGMGSDEENLMDYFKKLKIVPVSISYEYDPTDVLKMPQLMAEANNEVYVKDKNEDFMNIISGIMGTKKRIHISVGDVLDTEIDQIVAENDNANKQVLALAQTIDDVVLKNYQLWPTNFIAYDILNETDRFADKYKESEKQLFERRLEMRIGSDNPVTRQGFLAMYANPVVNKLKYQDVI is encoded by the coding sequence ATGCAGAAATTTGATGCCATTCGACCTTTTTATGATTCTGAAATAAATGAAGCACTTCATGGTGTTGTCAATCATCCAATGATGAAAACCATGATGAACTTTACTTTTCCAGATGTAGAGGATGAGGTTTGGAAAGATCAATTAAAGAAAACACATTCGATTCGTGATTTTCAATGCAATTTTATTTACAATACAATTCAGAAGGTTTTAGAAAAAAGTTCTGAGGGCTTAACAACTTCAGGTTTTGAAAAATTAGAACCAAATACTTCTTACTTATTTATATCGAATCACAGAGATATTCTTTTAGATACGACGCTATTAAATGTATGTTTGTTTGAACATGGTTTAGTGATGACGGCATCTGCAATTGGAGACAATTTGGTTAAGAAAGCCTTTTTGGCAACTTTAGCAAAATTGAATCGAAACTTTTTAGTTTTAAGAGGATTAACACCTCGAGAAATGTTGCAAAGTTCTAAGCTTCTTTCAGAATATATGGGACAATTATTGCTTCGCGAAAATCGTTCGGTTTGGATTGCTCAGAAAGAAGGAAGAACAAAAGACGGAAATGACGAAACTAATCCAGGTGTTTTAAAAATGATTGGAATGGGATCTGACGAAGAAAACTTAATGGATTATTTTAAAAAATTAAAAATAGTTCCAGTTTCCATTTCATACGAATACGACCCGACCGATGTGTTGAAAATGCCGCAATTAATGGCAGAAGCCAACAATGAGGTTTACGTAAAAGATAAAAACGAAGATTTCATGAATATCATTAGCGGTATCATGGGAACTAAGAAAAGAATCCATATTTCTGTCGGAGATGTTTTAGATACAGAAATTGATCAGATCGTAGCCGAAAATGATAATGCAAACAAACAGGTTCTGGCTTTGGCACAAACTATTGATGACGTTGTTTTGAAAAACTATCAATTATGGCCGACTAATTTTATTGCTTACGATATTTTAAACGAAACAGACCGATTTGCTGACAAATACAAAGAAAGCGAAAAACAGCTTTTTGAGCGTCGTTTAGAAATGCGTATCGGAAGTGATAATCCTGTGACAAGACAAGGGTTTTTGGCTATGTATGCCAATCCGGTTGTCAATAAATTAAAATACCAAGATGTCATCTAA
- a CDS encoding LysR substrate-binding domain-containing protein, whose product MEIYQLQYFIKTAEVLHFTKAAELCFVTQSGLSQQIKKLEEELGIPLFKRIGKKVQLTEAGSVFLIHAKKVVENVENGKQAIEDLNEMIGGELRIGVTYIFGLLVLPVVNAFAKRYQNLRIIVDYGTTESLEQKLINNELDLVLVISSHEIGPPIQKVPLFTSNMVMAVAKTHPLASLEKIPFKKIEEVPLILPGKGSNSREYVEILFVKHHMKPKISIELNSINALLQMVENSDWATIVAEKALKGWEHSLKAIQITGVVTKRESFMLTIGSYQKKAVKLFMEEFSKSINES is encoded by the coding sequence ATGGAAATCTATCAACTACAGTATTTTATTAAAACGGCTGAGGTACTTCATTTTACCAAAGCAGCAGAATTGTGTTTTGTGACACAATCTGGACTTTCGCAGCAAATAAAAAAACTGGAAGAAGAACTTGGAATACCCTTGTTCAAGAGAATCGGGAAAAAAGTACAGCTTACAGAAGCAGGTTCTGTTTTTTTAATTCATGCCAAAAAAGTGGTAGAAAATGTGGAAAACGGAAAACAGGCAATCGAAGATTTGAACGAAATGATAGGCGGTGAACTGCGAATAGGTGTAACCTACATTTTCGGATTATTGGTGCTGCCTGTTGTGAATGCTTTTGCTAAAAGATACCAGAATCTAAGAATCATAGTAGATTATGGTACAACAGAATCCTTAGAACAAAAATTGATTAATAATGAATTAGATTTAGTATTAGTCATTTCATCGCATGAGATTGGGCCTCCAATTCAAAAAGTACCTTTGTTTACGTCAAACATGGTAATGGCGGTTGCAAAAACACATCCTTTGGCTTCTTTAGAAAAAATACCCTTTAAGAAAATAGAAGAAGTTCCGTTGATTCTACCGGGAAAAGGATCAAATTCCAGAGAATATGTAGAAATATTGTTTGTAAAACATCATATGAAACCGAAAATCTCGATAGAATTAAATTCAATTAATGCTTTATTGCAAATGGTAGAAAACAGCGACTGGGCAACTATTGTAGCCGAAAAAGCATTAAAAGGCTGGGAACACAGTCTAAAAGCTATTCAGATTACGGGCGTTGTTACTAAGCGAGAATCTTTTATGCTGACAATTGGAAGCTATCAAAAGAAAGCCGTAAAGTTGTTTATGGAAGAATTTAGCAAGAGCATTAACGAATCTTAA